The following proteins are co-located in the Halictus rubicundus isolate RS-2024b chromosome 1, iyHalRubi1_principal, whole genome shotgun sequence genome:
- the LOC143353556 gene encoding uncharacterized protein LOC143353556 isoform X1 — MTGEVRPRSIEQLSVPEEPVMHVETAGRSAKTSDIHIWLGINISIVVMLMIFGVLLFLPLRLLLHTTYYSRSETIGNNDTTEATCNATIFEAEAIPIDHRRLRRCPRLEYKERLSSVFRCDYDRNCTYTRCKENEDSTGNDGVDTDGTIGNKSEGSKVSKETDDKNLTECTKDSGKDRRMKSVTVAGHILVMMLLISAIAALVEVLRIRFARDKESSKAGIASSRYASTIEIPMKRRFIPRQPMNSQRSFEMQGTHRSALRLLGAKPPPLIRRSSFPSQPAKQTVAGSVSGTPNNRMSRRQSAEAEEEIGTLITALHHRTRLIRRH; from the exons ATGACGGGTGAGGTGAGGCCCAGGTCGATCGAGCAACTGTCAGTGCCCGAGGAACCTGTGATGCACGTGGAAACTGCGGGACGTTCCGCCAAGACATCGGACATCCACATCTGGCTGGGCATCAACATTAGCATTGTTGTGATGCTAATGATCTTCGGCGTGCTACTGTTCTTGCCTCTGCGATTGTTGTTGCACACGACTTACTATAGCCGGAGCGAAACTATTGGCAACAACGATACAACGGAGGCGACGTGCAACGCGACGATCTTCGAGGCGGAAGCGATCCCGATAGATCATCGGAGGCTAAGACGATGTCCGCGATTGGAGTACAAGGAGCGTTTGTCGTCGGTTTTCCGGTGCGACTACGACCGGAATTGCACGTACACGCGATGCAAGGAGAACGAGGACTCGACGGGAAACGATGGAGTGGACACAGACGGGACGATCGGGAATAAAAGCGAGGGATCGAAGGTCTCGAAGGAGACCGACGACAAGAACTTGACAGAATGCACAAAGGATAGTGGCAAAGATCGTCGAATGAAATCCGTTACGGTGGCCGGGCATATTCTCGTGATGATGCTTCTGATTTCAGCGATAGCTGCTCTAGTCGAAGTATTGCGAATACGTTTCGCTAGAGACAAG GAATCGTCTAAGGCAGGTATTGCCAGTTCAAGATATGCTTCCACGATCGAAATCCCCATGAAGAGACGCTTTATTCCGAGGCAACCAATGAACAGTCAGAGGTCTTTTGAAATGCAAGGCACGCATCGATCCGCTTTACGCTTATTAG GTGCAAAACCGCCGCCGCTTATCCGCCGATCCTCATTCCCATCGCAACCGGCTAAGCAAACCGTTGCTGGCTCGGTTAGTGGCACTCCGAATAATCGGATGTCACGACGACAGTCGGCAGAGGCCGAGGAAGAAATCGGAACTCTTATTACTGCTCTCCACCATCGCACACGTCTAATTCGGCGACATTAA
- the LOC143353556 gene encoding uncharacterized protein LOC143353556 isoform X2, with product MTGEVRPRSIEQLSVPEEPVMHVETAGRSAKTSDIHIWLGINISIVVMLMIFGVLLFLPLRLLLHTTYYSRSETIGNNDTTEATCNATIFEAEAIPIDHRRLRRCPRLEYKERLSSVFRCDYDRNCTYTRCKENEDSTGNDGVDTDGTIGNKSEGSKVSKETDDKNLTECTKDSGKDRRMKSVTVAGHILVMMLLISAIAALVEVLRIRFARDKAGIASSRYASTIEIPMKRRFIPRQPMNSQRSFEMQGTHRSALRLLGAKPPPLIRRSSFPSQPAKQTVAGSVSGTPNNRMSRRQSAEAEEEIGTLITALHHRTRLIRRH from the exons ATGACGGGTGAGGTGAGGCCCAGGTCGATCGAGCAACTGTCAGTGCCCGAGGAACCTGTGATGCACGTGGAAACTGCGGGACGTTCCGCCAAGACATCGGACATCCACATCTGGCTGGGCATCAACATTAGCATTGTTGTGATGCTAATGATCTTCGGCGTGCTACTGTTCTTGCCTCTGCGATTGTTGTTGCACACGACTTACTATAGCCGGAGCGAAACTATTGGCAACAACGATACAACGGAGGCGACGTGCAACGCGACGATCTTCGAGGCGGAAGCGATCCCGATAGATCATCGGAGGCTAAGACGATGTCCGCGATTGGAGTACAAGGAGCGTTTGTCGTCGGTTTTCCGGTGCGACTACGACCGGAATTGCACGTACACGCGATGCAAGGAGAACGAGGACTCGACGGGAAACGATGGAGTGGACACAGACGGGACGATCGGGAATAAAAGCGAGGGATCGAAGGTCTCGAAGGAGACCGACGACAAGAACTTGACAGAATGCACAAAGGATAGTGGCAAAGATCGTCGAATGAAATCCGTTACGGTGGCCGGGCATATTCTCGTGATGATGCTTCTGATTTCAGCGATAGCTGCTCTAGTCGAAGTATTGCGAATACGTTTCGCTAGAGACAAG GCAGGTATTGCCAGTTCAAGATATGCTTCCACGATCGAAATCCCCATGAAGAGACGCTTTATTCCGAGGCAACCAATGAACAGTCAGAGGTCTTTTGAAATGCAAGGCACGCATCGATCCGCTTTACGCTTATTAG GTGCAAAACCGCCGCCGCTTATCCGCCGATCCTCATTCCCATCGCAACCGGCTAAGCAAACCGTTGCTGGCTCGGTTAGTGGCACTCCGAATAATCGGATGTCACGACGACAGTCGGCAGAGGCCGAGGAAGAAATCGGAACTCTTATTACTGCTCTCCACCATCGCACACGTCTAATTCGGCGACATTAA
- the LOC143353556 gene encoding uncharacterized protein LOC143353556 isoform X3 encodes MTGEVRPRSIEQLSVPEEPVMHVETAGRSAKTSDIHIWLGINISIVVMLMIFGVLLFLPLRLLLHTTYYSRSETIGNNDTTEATCNATIFEAEAIPIDHRRLRRCPRLEYKERLSSVFRCDYDRNCTYTRCKENEDSTGNDGVDTDGTIGNKSEGSKVSKETDDKNLTECTKDSGKDRRMKSVTVAGHILVMMLLISAIAALVEVLRIRFARDKESSKAGIASSRYASTIEIPMKRRFIPRQPMNSQRSFEMQGAKPPPLIRRSSFPSQPAKQTVAGSVSGTPNNRMSRRQSAEAEEEIGTLITALHHRTRLIRRH; translated from the exons ATGACGGGTGAGGTGAGGCCCAGGTCGATCGAGCAACTGTCAGTGCCCGAGGAACCTGTGATGCACGTGGAAACTGCGGGACGTTCCGCCAAGACATCGGACATCCACATCTGGCTGGGCATCAACATTAGCATTGTTGTGATGCTAATGATCTTCGGCGTGCTACTGTTCTTGCCTCTGCGATTGTTGTTGCACACGACTTACTATAGCCGGAGCGAAACTATTGGCAACAACGATACAACGGAGGCGACGTGCAACGCGACGATCTTCGAGGCGGAAGCGATCCCGATAGATCATCGGAGGCTAAGACGATGTCCGCGATTGGAGTACAAGGAGCGTTTGTCGTCGGTTTTCCGGTGCGACTACGACCGGAATTGCACGTACACGCGATGCAAGGAGAACGAGGACTCGACGGGAAACGATGGAGTGGACACAGACGGGACGATCGGGAATAAAAGCGAGGGATCGAAGGTCTCGAAGGAGACCGACGACAAGAACTTGACAGAATGCACAAAGGATAGTGGCAAAGATCGTCGAATGAAATCCGTTACGGTGGCCGGGCATATTCTCGTGATGATGCTTCTGATTTCAGCGATAGCTGCTCTAGTCGAAGTATTGCGAATACGTTTCGCTAGAGACAAG GAATCGTCTAAGGCAGGTATTGCCAGTTCAAGATATGCTTCCACGATCGAAATCCCCATGAAGAGACGCTTTATTCCGAGGCAACCAATGAACAGTCAGAGGTCTTTTGAAATGCAAG GTGCAAAACCGCCGCCGCTTATCCGCCGATCCTCATTCCCATCGCAACCGGCTAAGCAAACCGTTGCTGGCTCGGTTAGTGGCACTCCGAATAATCGGATGTCACGACGACAGTCGGCAGAGGCCGAGGAAGAAATCGGAACTCTTATTACTGCTCTCCACCATCGCACACGTCTAATTCGGCGACATTAA
- the LOC143353556 gene encoding uncharacterized protein LOC143353556 isoform X4 gives MTGEVRPRSIEQLSVPEEPVMHVETAGRSAKTSDIHIWLGINISIVVMLMIFGVLLFLPLRLLLHTTYYSRSETIGNNDTTEATCNATIFEAEAIPIDHRRLRRCPRLEYKERLSSVFRCDYDRNCTYTRCKENEDSTGNDGVDTDGTIGNKSEGSKVSKETDDKNLTECTKDSGKDRRMKSVTVAGHILVMMLLISAIAALVEVLRIRFARDKAGIASSRYASTIEIPMKRRFIPRQPMNSQRSFEMQGAKPPPLIRRSSFPSQPAKQTVAGSVSGTPNNRMSRRQSAEAEEEIGTLITALHHRTRLIRRH, from the exons ATGACGGGTGAGGTGAGGCCCAGGTCGATCGAGCAACTGTCAGTGCCCGAGGAACCTGTGATGCACGTGGAAACTGCGGGACGTTCCGCCAAGACATCGGACATCCACATCTGGCTGGGCATCAACATTAGCATTGTTGTGATGCTAATGATCTTCGGCGTGCTACTGTTCTTGCCTCTGCGATTGTTGTTGCACACGACTTACTATAGCCGGAGCGAAACTATTGGCAACAACGATACAACGGAGGCGACGTGCAACGCGACGATCTTCGAGGCGGAAGCGATCCCGATAGATCATCGGAGGCTAAGACGATGTCCGCGATTGGAGTACAAGGAGCGTTTGTCGTCGGTTTTCCGGTGCGACTACGACCGGAATTGCACGTACACGCGATGCAAGGAGAACGAGGACTCGACGGGAAACGATGGAGTGGACACAGACGGGACGATCGGGAATAAAAGCGAGGGATCGAAGGTCTCGAAGGAGACCGACGACAAGAACTTGACAGAATGCACAAAGGATAGTGGCAAAGATCGTCGAATGAAATCCGTTACGGTGGCCGGGCATATTCTCGTGATGATGCTTCTGATTTCAGCGATAGCTGCTCTAGTCGAAGTATTGCGAATACGTTTCGCTAGAGACAAG GCAGGTATTGCCAGTTCAAGATATGCTTCCACGATCGAAATCCCCATGAAGAGACGCTTTATTCCGAGGCAACCAATGAACAGTCAGAGGTCTTTTGAAATGCAAG GTGCAAAACCGCCGCCGCTTATCCGCCGATCCTCATTCCCATCGCAACCGGCTAAGCAAACCGTTGCTGGCTCGGTTAGTGGCACTCCGAATAATCGGATGTCACGACGACAGTCGGCAGAGGCCGAGGAAGAAATCGGAACTCTTATTACTGCTCTCCACCATCGCACACGTCTAATTCGGCGACATTAA